Proteins from a genomic interval of Stenotrophomonas sp. 24(2023):
- the rdgB gene encoding RdgB/HAM1 family non-canonical purine NTP pyrophosphatase, which produces MKKLVLASHNAGKLVEMQEILADLPLQITSAAELGLGDVEETGLTFVENALLKARAACAATGLPALADDSGLIVDALGGAPGLYSARYAGHPTNAAANNAKLLDALADVPDGQRSARFYAVIVLLRHATDPQPLICEGRWEGQIIRELRGTNGFGYNPVFLDTTHGLTAAEMAPALKNAISHRALALQQLKQQLATWL; this is translated from the coding sequence ATGAAGAAACTTGTCCTGGCCAGCCACAATGCTGGCAAGCTGGTGGAAATGCAGGAGATCCTCGCCGACCTGCCGCTGCAGATCACCTCGGCCGCCGAACTGGGCCTGGGCGATGTGGAGGAAACCGGCCTGACCTTCGTCGAGAACGCGCTGCTGAAAGCACGCGCGGCCTGCGCGGCGACCGGCCTGCCGGCACTGGCCGATGATTCGGGCCTGATCGTCGATGCCCTGGGCGGTGCACCTGGCCTGTACAGCGCGCGCTATGCCGGCCACCCGACCAATGCCGCGGCCAACAACGCCAAGCTGCTCGATGCCCTGGCCGATGTGCCCGATGGCCAGCGCAGCGCGCGCTTCTATGCCGTGATCGTGCTGCTGCGCCATGCCACCGACCCGCAGCCGCTGATCTGCGAAGGCCGCTGGGAAGGGCAGATCATCCGCGAACTGCGTGGCACGAATGGTTTTGGCTACAACCCGGTGTTCCTCGATACCACCCACGGCCTGACCGCCGCGGAAATGGCACCGGCGCTGAAGAACGCCATCAGCCACCGCGCCCTGGCGCTGCAGCAGCTCAAGCAGCAGCTGGCCACCTGGCTCTGA
- the hemW gene encoding radical SAM family heme chaperone HemW yields the protein MPHDHDHCTHLPGEVCTGDHAHAAAPRLVPPPLSLYVHLPWCVRKCPYCDFNSHQAKGALPFDAYIDALLRDLDQDLPLVWGRVVHSVFFGGGTPSLFPPEAIDRFLQQASARLRFAPNAEITLETNPGTAEHGRFDRYRAAGVNRLSFGIQSFDDAALKRLGRIHDSGEAERAVKMAQDAGFDNFNIDLMYALPEQTLAGAEADLERAFALQPAHLSHYQLTLEPNTVFFARPPQGIPDEDHAWDMQEHCQALLAQAGFDQYEVSAYARPGRQSAHNLNYWRFGDYLGIGAGAHGKISSGAEEHVLRRWKLKHPQAYLDTAGTPAALGGDDVIAPERLPFEYMLNLLRLHEGFSLRDFESRTGLARRVLDAPLAQAVQRGWLQVADGHVQPTELGRRFTNDVVSLFLEE from the coding sequence ATGCCGCACGACCACGACCACTGCACCCACCTGCCCGGCGAAGTCTGCACCGGCGATCACGCGCACGCCGCCGCGCCACGGCTGGTACCGCCGCCGCTGTCGCTGTACGTGCACCTGCCGTGGTGCGTGCGCAAATGCCCGTACTGCGATTTCAATTCGCACCAGGCCAAGGGCGCGTTGCCGTTCGATGCCTATATCGACGCCCTGCTGCGCGATCTGGACCAGGACCTGCCGCTGGTCTGGGGCCGGGTGGTGCACAGCGTGTTCTTCGGTGGCGGCACCCCCAGCCTGTTCCCGCCGGAGGCGATCGACCGTTTCCTGCAGCAGGCCAGCGCCCGCCTGCGCTTCGCGCCAAACGCTGAAATCACGCTGGAAACCAACCCGGGCACCGCCGAGCATGGGCGCTTCGACCGCTACCGCGCCGCCGGCGTGAACCGGCTGAGCTTCGGCATCCAGAGCTTCGACGATGCCGCACTGAAGCGCCTGGGCCGCATCCACGACAGTGGCGAAGCCGAGCGCGCGGTGAAGATGGCCCAGGATGCGGGCTTCGACAATTTCAACATCGACCTGATGTACGCGCTGCCGGAACAGACCCTGGCCGGTGCAGAGGCCGATCTGGAACGCGCCTTCGCGCTGCAGCCGGCGCACCTTTCGCACTACCAGCTGACGCTGGAGCCGAATACGGTGTTCTTCGCACGGCCGCCGCAGGGCATCCCCGATGAAGACCACGCCTGGGACATGCAGGAACACTGCCAGGCCCTGCTGGCGCAGGCCGGTTTCGACCAGTACGAAGTGAGTGCCTACGCACGCCCCGGCCGGCAGAGTGCGCACAACCTGAACTATTGGCGCTTCGGTGACTACCTGGGCATCGGCGCGGGCGCGCACGGCAAGATCAGCTCCGGCGCCGAGGAACACGTGCTGCGCCGCTGGAAGCTCAAGCATCCCCAGGCCTACCTGGACACCGCCGGCACCCCGGCCGCGCTGGGGGGCGACGATGTGATCGCGCCCGAGCGGCTGCCGTTCGAGTACATGCTGAACCTGCTGCGCCTGCACGAAGGCTTCAGCCTGCGCGATTTCGAATCGCGCACCGGCCTGGCACGCCGCGTGCTCGATGCACCGCTGGCACAGGCGGTGCAGCGCGGCTGGCTGCAGGTGGCCGACGGCCATGTGCAGCCCACCGAGCTTGGCCGCCGCTTCACCAACGATGTGGTGAGCCTGTTCCTGGAGGAATGA
- a CDS encoding DUF1631 family protein, translated as MSVPMPLLPADAARLDHSGLPPRVRQLLGQLTVLVRHTLSAPLALSGEAMEQSLLQDAELARSPAQQADLMGYRHQAHAFALPFGERMLDAVVEALANLRGPRVAAPLAAPQPATGSLTTLRLVDEHDIDRDIVLVEMVRRETLRSGNGLNLLGQRLGVLAAGPAFDAETLPLGPHALCALARRLAEQARLDPPVQLALFRSLDRHVLERLGEIIERFNGLLSQEGVLPGLVYTPYLARSASTRRLITHSVAGGRATRTSSSTAAPLTGWGGSAPAGSWSGMLQDAARPLQGFGETAQPAMATLHQLLANPASTPGPLPPGTAAPPTLPSAVLDGLLARLQAQASAPRSMADLQAALLAQLQRERPEAPPALAVKDQDTFDLLGRLFGQVQQLQRPDAGNAGLLARLQVPVARAALADPGFFVRDEHPARDLLNSVAEAGAVWLGSDDVDPQLMQRLAQSVERVQAGDTQDPAVFAAANDDIQQQVRAAAHRAELAERRHVDAARGREKLDVARRQTEASIAERCEQAQPPRFVQTLLRQAWADVMTLAQLRHGEDSPQWQQCLAQTARIAEVTAHAPGSAPADATLATGIEAALVQVGYHADEATAVARRLSTPGGEDDSTSRTELSARLKQRARLGGQAGDATPAATTPPARDATQDACYRDLLALPFGSWFEFTQDGAPRRLRLSWYSRLTDHALFVNARGQKALETQLDTLARQMADGQVRVVTEDKARLIDRAWQATLGALRTLAGPHPEQQA; from the coding sequence ATGTCAGTTCCCATGCCGTTGCTGCCGGCCGATGCAGCCCGCTTGGACCACTCGGGCCTGCCGCCCCGCGTACGGCAGCTGCTTGGCCAGTTGACCGTGCTGGTGCGGCACACGCTGTCCGCACCGCTGGCACTGAGCGGCGAAGCGATGGAGCAATCGCTCCTGCAGGACGCCGAACTGGCACGCAGCCCGGCCCAGCAGGCCGACCTGATGGGCTACCGCCATCAGGCACACGCATTCGCGCTGCCCTTTGGCGAGCGCATGCTCGATGCCGTGGTCGAGGCGCTGGCCAACCTGCGCGGCCCACGCGTGGCCGCCCCCCTGGCCGCACCGCAGCCCGCCACCGGGAGCCTGACCACGCTGCGCCTGGTGGACGAACACGATATCGACCGCGACATCGTGCTGGTGGAAATGGTCCGCCGGGAAACCCTGCGCAGCGGCAACGGCCTGAACCTGCTCGGCCAGCGCCTGGGCGTACTCGCCGCCGGCCCGGCATTCGACGCCGAAACCCTGCCGCTGGGCCCGCATGCCCTGTGCGCACTGGCCCGCCGCCTGGCCGAACAGGCGCGCCTGGACCCGCCGGTGCAGCTGGCGCTGTTCCGCAGCCTGGACCGCCACGTGCTGGAGCGGCTGGGTGAAATCATCGAACGCTTCAACGGGCTGCTGTCACAGGAAGGCGTGCTACCCGGCCTGGTCTACACGCCGTACCTGGCACGCTCGGCCAGCACCCGCCGCCTGATCACCCATTCGGTGGCCGGTGGTCGTGCCACCCGCACCAGCAGCAGCACCGCCGCCCCGCTGACCGGCTGGGGCGGCAGTGCCCCCGCCGGTTCCTGGTCGGGCATGCTGCAGGACGCCGCACGCCCGCTGCAGGGCTTTGGCGAGACCGCGCAACCGGCGATGGCCACGCTGCACCAGCTGCTGGCCAACCCGGCCAGCACGCCTGGCCCGCTGCCGCCGGGAACAGCAGCGCCCCCCACCCTGCCCAGTGCGGTCCTCGATGGCCTGCTGGCACGCCTGCAGGCCCAGGCCAGCGCACCACGTTCGATGGCCGATCTGCAGGCGGCCCTGCTGGCCCAGCTGCAGCGCGAACGCCCCGAGGCGCCCCCGGCCCTGGCCGTGAAAGACCAGGACACCTTCGACCTGCTCGGCCGCCTGTTCGGCCAGGTGCAGCAGCTGCAGCGCCCGGATGCCGGCAATGCCGGCCTGCTGGCCCGGCTGCAGGTACCGGTCGCCCGCGCGGCCCTGGCCGATCCGGGCTTCTTCGTGCGCGATGAACACCCCGCGCGCGACCTGCTCAACAGCGTGGCCGAAGCCGGCGCGGTCTGGCTGGGCAGCGACGATGTCGATCCGCAGCTGATGCAGCGCCTGGCCCAGAGCGTGGAACGCGTACAGGCCGGCGACACCCAGGACCCGGCCGTGTTCGCCGCGGCCAATGACGATATCCAGCAGCAGGTACGCGCCGCCGCGCACCGCGCCGAGCTGGCCGAGCGCCGCCACGTCGATGCGGCCCGTGGCCGTGAAAAACTGGACGTCGCCCGCCGCCAGACCGAAGCCAGCATTGCCGAGCGCTGCGAACAGGCGCAGCCGCCCCGCTTCGTGCAGACCCTGCTGCGCCAGGCCTGGGCCGATGTGATGACCCTGGCCCAACTGCGCCATGGCGAGGACTCGCCCCAGTGGCAGCAGTGCCTGGCACAGACCGCGCGGATTGCCGAGGTGACTGCCCACGCACCGGGCAGCGCACCGGCGGATGCCACGCTGGCCACCGGCATCGAGGCGGCACTGGTCCAGGTGGGCTACCACGCCGACGAAGCCACGGCCGTGGCACGCCGCCTGTCCACGCCCGGCGGCGAGGACGACAGCACCTCGCGCACCGAACTGAGCGCGCGCCTGAAGCAGCGTGCGCGGTTGGGCGGCCAGGCCGGCGATGCCACCCCTGCCGCCACCACGCCCCCCGCACGCGATGCCACGCAGGACGCCTGCTACCGCGATCTGCTGGCGTTGCCGTTCGGCAGCTGGTTCGAATTCACCCAGGACGGTGCGCCGCGCCGGCTGCGCCTGTCCTGGTACAGCCGGTTGACCGACCACGCCCTGTTCGTCAACGCGCGCGGCCAGAAGGCGCTGGAAACCCAGCTGGATACCCTGGCCCGGCAGATGGCCGACGGCCAGGTCCGTGTCGTTACCGAAGACAAGGCCCGGCTGATCGACCGCGCCTGGCAGGCCACCCTGGGCGCACTGCGCACCCTGGCCGGACCCCATCCGGAGCAGCAGGCATGA
- a CDS encoding PilZ domain-containing protein, whose amino-acid sequence MNTPSVDTRRAPRRQVAARVAVTDQMAGTPAGHLVNLSETGMLLLASAPLADDALYQFRFPLPLDDGRQVDIDVGVHLLWTEPAQLPGQAWAGFRFLTLSREHRQLVRDWVGEEDGAAPLSTD is encoded by the coding sequence ATGAACACTCCCTCCGTCGACACCCGCCGCGCGCCGCGCCGCCAGGTCGCCGCGCGCGTGGCGGTCACCGACCAGATGGCCGGCACCCCGGCCGGGCATCTGGTCAACCTGTCCGAAACTGGCATGCTGCTGCTGGCCAGCGCCCCGCTGGCCGACGACGCCCTGTACCAGTTCCGCTTCCCGCTACCGCTCGATGACGGGCGCCAGGTGGACATCGATGTGGGCGTACACCTGCTGTGGACCGAACCGGCGCAGCTGCCCGGGCAGGCCTGGGCCGGCTTCCGCTTCCTGACGCTGTCGCGCGAGCACCGCCAGCTGGTACGCGACTGGGTGGGCGAAGAGGACGGCGCTGCACCGCTTTCGACGGACTGA
- the pepQ gene encoding Xaa-Pro dipeptidase: protein MTLQDPGALYPHHLAVLQQRAEQALARGGFDHLVIPSGTLHYQVFDDRDYPYAVNPHFKAWLPLTRVPNSWIVFTPGKRLQVIFHQPFDYWHVVPDAPSGWWVEHVDIHIIRTADEALPLLPSNPARCAILGEPQSALGPWLPNNPAPVLDYLHWHRAYKTPYEVALMRQAQVLGVRGHRAAEAAFRHGADEFSIHMAYCQAVGQDASELPYGNIIALNEHAAVLHYTELGRKAPQPLRSFLIDAGASAHGYASDITRTYAAKGHDEFAAMIDAVDAAQQQMCAAVRAGFDYKQLHIDAHLSLMGVLKDFGVINVSPQTALETGVSAAFFPHGIGHLIGLQVHDVAGFAASDAGGRVERPAGHPYLRLTRVLEPGMVVTIEPGLYFIDMLLDEVKQAGHGTAINWDRVDFFRPYGGIRIEDEVLCTQDEADNLTRPVFAANG, encoded by the coding sequence ATGACCCTGCAAGATCCTGGCGCCCTGTACCCCCACCACCTGGCCGTGCTGCAGCAGCGCGCCGAGCAGGCGCTCGCGCGCGGTGGGTTCGACCACCTGGTGATCCCCAGCGGCACCCTGCACTACCAGGTCTTCGACGACCGCGACTACCCGTACGCGGTGAACCCGCACTTCAAGGCGTGGCTGCCGCTGACCCGTGTGCCCAACAGCTGGATCGTGTTCACCCCGGGCAAGCGCCTGCAGGTGATCTTCCACCAGCCGTTCGATTACTGGCACGTCGTGCCGGATGCACCCAGCGGCTGGTGGGTGGAGCATGTGGACATCCACATCATCCGCACCGCCGATGAAGCGCTGCCGCTGCTGCCGTCCAACCCGGCACGCTGCGCCATCCTGGGCGAGCCGCAGAGCGCGCTGGGCCCGTGGCTGCCGAACAACCCGGCCCCGGTGCTGGATTACCTGCACTGGCACCGCGCCTACAAGACGCCCTATGAAGTGGCGCTGATGCGCCAGGCGCAGGTGCTGGGCGTGCGCGGCCACCGCGCTGCCGAAGCCGCGTTCCGCCATGGCGCCGATGAGTTCAGCATCCACATGGCCTACTGCCAGGCAGTGGGCCAGGACGCCAGCGAACTGCCCTATGGCAACATCATCGCGCTCAACGAACATGCCGCGGTGCTGCACTACACCGAACTGGGCCGCAAGGCACCGCAGCCGCTGCGCAGCTTCCTGATCGATGCTGGCGCCAGCGCCCACGGCTATGCCAGCGACATCACCCGCACCTACGCGGCCAAGGGGCATGACGAATTCGCCGCGATGATCGACGCCGTCGACGCTGCCCAGCAGCAGATGTGCGCGGCGGTGCGTGCCGGTTTCGATTACAAGCAGCTGCACATCGATGCGCACCTGTCGCTGATGGGCGTGCTGAAGGACTTCGGCGTAATCAACGTATCGCCGCAGACCGCGCTGGAAACCGGCGTCAGCGCCGCGTTCTTCCCGCACGGCATCGGCCACCTGATCGGCCTGCAGGTGCATGACGTGGCCGGTTTCGCCGCCAGCGATGCCGGCGGCCGCGTCGAGCGCCCGGCCGGGCACCCCTACCTGCGCCTGACCCGCGTGCTGGAGCCGGGCATGGTGGTGACCATCGAACCGGGCCTGTACTTCATCGACATGCTGCTGGACGAAGTGAAGCAGGCCGGCCACGGCACTGCGATCAACTGGGACCGCGTGGACTTCTTCCGCCCTTACGGCGGCATCCGCATCGAGGATGAAGTGCTGTGCACCCAGGACGAGGCGGACAACCTGACCCGCCCGGTGTTCGCCGCCAACGGCTGA
- a CDS encoding aminopeptidase P N-terminal domain-containing protein: protein MKQRTGIAAGEYKRRRRQLMDMAGDDAILVLPAASEKVRSLDTHFPYRQDSDFWYLSGFPEPDAVLVLIPGRRHGETILFCRERDPEREAWDGGRAGQEGAVAQYGMDDAYPIDDLDDILPGLLEGRSRVYYHFGRDADFDLKLIGWVNRVRSQVRHGAQPPHEFLELGHLLHEQRLFKSGAEVALMQHAAQISVRAHQAAMRAAKAGIHEYELQAELERVFRAGDAVPAYCSIVGAGRNGCILHYRDNNARSRDGELVLIDAGAEYRGYASDITRTFPVNGRFSAEQRALHDLVGAAQAAALAQARPGVPYEAGHLAAVQTLTEGLLRLGLLKGTLEQNIAEGHYQRFYRHKTGHWIGLDVHDVGDYRLAGDSRLLEPGMVFTIEPGLYVGADDTSVEARWRGIGIRTEDDVLVTEDGHRVLTEGLARSADEIEAFMQG from the coding sequence ATCAAGCAGCGCACCGGCATCGCCGCCGGCGAATACAAGCGCCGCCGCCGCCAGCTGATGGACATGGCCGGTGATGACGCGATCCTGGTGCTGCCGGCGGCGTCGGAGAAGGTGCGCAGCCTGGATACGCATTTCCCGTACCGGCAGGATTCGGACTTCTGGTACCTGAGCGGGTTCCCGGAACCGGACGCGGTGCTGGTGCTGATCCCCGGGCGGCGCCACGGCGAGACGATCCTGTTCTGCCGCGAGCGCGACCCCGAGCGTGAAGCCTGGGACGGTGGCCGTGCCGGACAGGAAGGCGCGGTGGCCCAGTACGGCATGGACGATGCCTACCCCATCGACGACCTGGACGACATCCTGCCGGGCCTGCTGGAGGGCCGCTCGCGGGTGTATTACCACTTCGGCCGCGATGCGGATTTCGACCTGAAGCTGATCGGCTGGGTCAACCGCGTGCGTTCGCAGGTGCGCCATGGCGCGCAGCCGCCGCATGAATTCCTGGAACTGGGCCACCTGCTGCACGAGCAGCGGCTGTTCAAATCCGGTGCGGAAGTGGCGCTGATGCAGCATGCCGCGCAGATCAGCGTGCGCGCCCACCAGGCCGCGATGCGGGCGGCGAAGGCCGGCATCCACGAGTACGAACTGCAGGCCGAACTGGAGCGCGTGTTCCGTGCCGGCGATGCGGTACCGGCCTATTGCAGCATCGTGGGGGCCGGCCGCAACGGCTGCATCCTGCATTACCGCGACAACAATGCGCGTTCGCGCGATGGCGAACTGGTGCTGATCGATGCCGGTGCCGAGTACCGCGGTTATGCCAGCGACATCACCCGCACCTTCCCGGTCAATGGCCGTTTCAGTGCCGAGCAGCGCGCGCTGCACGACCTGGTCGGTGCGGCGCAGGCGGCGGCCCTGGCCCAGGCGCGGCCGGGCGTGCCGTACGAAGCCGGCCACCTGGCGGCGGTGCAGACCCTGACCGAGGGCCTGCTGCGGTTGGGCCTGCTGAAGGGCACGCTGGAACAGAACATCGCCGAGGGGCACTACCAGCGCTTCTACCGGCACAAGACCGGGCACTGGATCGGCCTGGACGTGCACGATGTGGGTGACTACCGGCTGGCCGGTGATTCGCGGCTGCTGGAGCCGGGCATGGTGTTCACCATCGAGCCGGGGCTGTATGTCGGTGCGGACGACACGAGCGTGGAAGCGCGCTGGCGCGGCATCGGCATTCGTACCGAGGACGATGTGCTGGTCACTGAAGACGGCCACCGGGTGCTGACCGAAGGCCTGGCGCGCAGCGCCGACGAGATCGAAGCGTTCATGCAGGGATGA
- a CDS encoding UPF0149 family protein: MTELPSVDDVNRASQALQLGATAAELHGGLCGWLAAGGAPGNDWPARVLADDHLAPVADGSVLEQLLQVTIKQLEDRDFAFELLLGDSSDVAPQADALFSWARAFLGGFGLGSGGRRPALSEEGEEALNDLAKLAQASSEDFESGNDDDEDALAEIEEFIRVAVLLLHGDVVLAARHRQRLN; this comes from the coding sequence ATGACCGAACTTCCCTCCGTCGACGACGTGAACCGCGCCAGCCAGGCCCTGCAGCTGGGTGCCACCGCTGCCGAGCTGCATGGCGGCCTGTGTGGCTGGCTGGCCGCCGGTGGTGCGCCGGGCAACGACTGGCCGGCCCGCGTGCTGGCCGATGACCACCTGGCGCCGGTGGCCGACGGCAGTGTGCTGGAGCAGTTGCTGCAGGTCACCATCAAGCAGCTGGAAGACCGCGATTTCGCCTTCGAGCTGCTGCTGGGCGACAGCAGCGACGTGGCCCCGCAGGCCGATGCGCTGTTCAGCTGGGCGCGCGCTTTCCTGGGCGGCTTCGGCCTGGGCAGCGGCGGCCGCCGCCCGGCCCTGTCCGAAGAAGGTGAGGAAGCCCTGAACGACCTGGCCAAGCTGGCCCAGGCGTCCAGCGAGGATTTCGAGAGCGGCAACGACGATGACGAGGACGCGCTGGCCGAGATCGAGGAGTTCATCCGCGTGGCCGTGCTGCTGCTGCACGGTGACGTGGTGCTGGCCGCGCGCCACCGCCAGCGCCTGAACTGA
- a CDS encoding TIGR02449 family protein, producing the protein MEPSDAIAQLQAFAARVEALLERNQRLAEENRSLRHQQEQLVTERSTLLAKNEQARSRVEAMISRLKSLEQHT; encoded by the coding sequence ATGGAACCCTCAGACGCCATCGCCCAGTTGCAGGCCTTCGCCGCGCGCGTCGAGGCGCTGCTTGAACGCAACCAGCGCCTGGCCGAGGAAAACCGCAGCCTGCGCCACCAGCAGGAACAGCTGGTGACCGAACGCTCCACCCTGCTGGCCAAGAACGAGCAGGCCCGCTCGCGGGTGGAAGCGATGATCAGCCGGCTCAAATCCCTGGAGCAGCACACATGA
- a CDS encoding cell division protein ZapA, with product MSHPAEPVSVRILDREYTVGVGGDERDSLMAAARLLDARMREIRGSNRMAAVDRVAVLAALNLAHELQQLRDENARQAAALQQTLSDLNRRLDRAIDGHD from the coding sequence ATGAGCCACCCCGCCGAACCGGTCAGTGTCCGCATCCTGGACCGTGAATACACCGTCGGTGTGGGCGGGGACGAGCGCGACAGCCTGATGGCGGCCGCGCGGCTGCTCGATGCCCGCATGCGCGAGATCCGCGGCAGCAACCGCATGGCGGCCGTGGACCGGGTGGCGGTGCTGGCTGCGCTGAACCTGGCCCACGAACTGCAGCAGCTGCGCGATGAAAATGCCCGCCAGGCCGCGGCCCTGCAGCAGACGCTGTCGGACCTGAACCGGCGCCTGGACCGGGCGATCGACGGCCACGACTGA
- a CDS encoding 5-formyltetrahydrofolate cyclo-ligase has product MTDPRPDLRHDLRQRRRALPAPARLAAAETLADALLALPFAPTHGPVAGYWALDGEIALHRWQLQLPATLTYCLPVLHGEVLRFAPWRPGQALTANRYGIPEPDLAIEDTFSAEQMALVVTPLVGFDTQCRRLGMGGGWYDRSFAFRHQRAAPPWLVGAAFSLQQVDALPVASWDVPVDAICTEQGTLFPLPPHVTA; this is encoded by the coding sequence ATGACCGACCCGCGCCCGGACCTGCGCCACGACCTGCGGCAACGCCGCCGCGCCCTGCCCGCCCCGGCCCGGCTGGCCGCGGCCGAGACCCTGGCCGACGCCCTGCTGGCCCTGCCGTTCGCCCCCACGCACGGCCCGGTCGCCGGCTACTGGGCGCTGGATGGCGAAATCGCGCTGCACCGCTGGCAGCTGCAGCTGCCCGCCACGCTGACCTACTGCCTGCCGGTGCTGCATGGGGAAGTGCTGCGCTTTGCGCCCTGGCGGCCCGGCCAGGCGCTGACCGCCAACCGCTATGGCATTCCCGAGCCGGACCTGGCCATCGAGGACACCTTCAGCGCCGAGCAGATGGCGCTGGTGGTAACCCCGCTGGTGGGCTTCGATACGCAGTGCCGCCGGCTGGGCATGGGGGGCGGCTGGTATGATCGCAGCTTCGCTTTCCGCCACCAGCGCGCTGCACCGCCGTGGCTGGTGGGCGCGGCCTTTTCGCTGCAGCAGGTCGATGCGCTGCCGGTGGCGTCCTGGGACGTACCGGTCGATGCGATCTGCACCGAACAGGGCACCCTGTTTCCCCTCCCACCGCACGTGACCGCATGA
- a CDS encoding EVE domain-containing protein: MTARKRYWLMKSEPDAFSIDDLARVGTEPWNGVRNYQARNFMRDGMQVGDGILFYHSNTKVPGIVGVAKVASAAYPDETQFDPTSDYHDPKATREEPRWMLVDVAFDRKLRQVIALDEIKLHADALGEGFPLVAKGNRLSVFPVTAAQWTLLLSLEKKS; the protein is encoded by the coding sequence ATGACCGCCCGCAAGCGCTACTGGCTGATGAAGTCCGAACCGGACGCCTTTTCCATCGACGACCTGGCCCGCGTCGGCACCGAACCGTGGAACGGCGTGCGCAACTACCAGGCGCGCAACTTCATGCGCGATGGCATGCAGGTCGGCGACGGCATCCTGTTCTACCACTCCAACACCAAGGTGCCGGGCATCGTCGGGGTGGCCAAGGTGGCCAGCGCGGCCTACCCGGACGAGACCCAGTTCGACCCGACATCCGACTACCACGACCCCAAGGCCACGCGCGAAGAGCCGCGCTGGATGCTGGTGGACGTGGCCTTCGACCGCAAGCTCAGGCAGGTGATCGCGCTGGACGAGATCAAACTGCACGCCGATGCGCTGGGCGAAGGCTTCCCGCTGGTGGCCAAGGGCAACCGGCTGTCGGTGTTCCCGGTGACCGCCGCGCAGTGGACGCTGCTGCTGTCGCTGGAAAAGAAATCCTGA
- the rpiA gene encoding ribose-5-phosphate isomerase RpiA: protein MSEAKRLAAEKAIEYVEDGMIVGVGTGSTVAYFIDALARIQHRIKGAVSSSEQSTARMRQHGIEVMELNHTGNLSLYVDGADECDGNKCLIKGGGAALTREKIIAEASERFVCIVDPSKQVPVLGRFPLPVEVIPMARSLVARRIRDMTGGQPTWREGVVTDNGNQILDIHHLQITDPVALERELNQLPGVVCVGLFARRPADVVIVGGEPPIVL from the coding sequence ATGTCCGAAGCCAAGCGCCTGGCCGCCGAAAAAGCCATCGAGTACGTTGAAGACGGCATGATCGTCGGTGTCGGCACCGGGTCCACCGTGGCCTATTTCATCGATGCGCTCGCCCGTATCCAGCACCGCATCAAGGGCGCCGTGTCCAGCTCCGAGCAGAGCACCGCGCGCATGCGCCAGCACGGCATCGAGGTGATGGAGCTGAACCACACCGGCAACCTGTCGCTGTACGTGGACGGTGCCGACGAATGCGATGGCAACAAGTGCCTGATCAAGGGCGGTGGCGCCGCGCTGACCCGCGAGAAGATCATCGCCGAGGCCAGCGAGCGCTTCGTGTGCATCGTCGACCCGAGCAAGCAGGTGCCGGTGCTGGGCCGCTTCCCGCTGCCGGTGGAAGTGATCCCGATGGCGCGCAGCCTGGTGGCCCGCCGCATCCGCGACATGACCGGTGGCCAGCCGACCTGGCGCGAGGGCGTGGTGACCGACAACGGCAACCAGATCCTGGACATCCACCACCTGCAGATCACCGACCCGGTGGCGCTGGAGCGCGAACTGAACCAGCTGCCCGGCGTGGTCTGCGTGGGCCTGTTCGCCCGCCGCCCGGCCGACGTGGTGATCGTCGGCGGCGAACCGCCCATCGTCCTGTAA
- a CDS encoding DUF192 domain-containing protein — MSLLRSLLLLPLLALTACATDAARHWVELDGTRYKVELATNDDTRARGLMFRDRMPEDHGMLFIHDREEMQAYWMKNTKIALDILYFDTERRLVSQQRDVPPCSAGDMCPPYPSGGPARYVLELNAGQAHKLQLKDGTELKFGPGIE; from the coding sequence ATGTCGCTGCTGCGCTCGCTGCTGCTGCTCCCGCTGCTGGCCCTGACCGCCTGTGCCACCGATGCCGCCCGCCACTGGGTGGAACTGGACGGCACCCGTTACAAGGTGGAACTGGCCACCAATGACGACACCCGCGCCCGCGGGCTGATGTTCCGCGACCGCATGCCCGAGGACCACGGCATGCTGTTCATCCACGACCGCGAGGAAATGCAGGCGTACTGGATGAAGAACACCAAGATCGCGCTGGACATCCTGTACTTCGATACCGAGCGCAGGCTGGTCAGCCAGCAGCGCGACGTGCCGCCGTGCTCGGCCGGCGACATGTGCCCGCCCTACCCCAGTGGCGGCCCGGCCCGTTACGTGCTGGAGCTCAACGCCGGCCAGGCGCACAAGCTGCAGCTCAAGGACGGCACGGAACTGAAGTTCGGCCCGGGCATCGAGTAA